The stretch of DNA GTGGCAGCGTACGTGTTTCTGCTGGCGGGCACCTTGACGGGGTGGTTTACGTTCTGGGCGATGCTGCTTATAATCGTGGGTATCTCGCTGATTGTAAGGGGCCTTATCATCTTTGCTAAGAGACATTAAACCTCCCCTGACATCTACTCTTGGGCTGTGGAGGATTCATTTTCTTTTTTTCGGCGGCTTAGACTAGCTACTTTTAAATATTGGTGCAGTGTGGTTAAGGTGCACAATGTGGTGTAACGATGCCAAAGCAAGAAAAAGGGAAATCACATTCAGTTCGTCCAGTCAGCAGGCGCCCACCTAGCTGGTGCAAGTACCAGCCTGAGGAAGTTGAAGCCTTCATCATTAAACTCGCCAAGGAAGGCCACAGCATGAGCAGTATAGGCACGGTTCTACGTGACCAATACGCGATTCCATTGGCTAAGCCGATTACGGGTAAAAGCATAAGCGACACGCTTAAAGCCTCAAATCTGGCTCCGCCTATGCCTGAGGACCTATCTGACCTCATGAAGAAAGCCACACGCCTCGCCGTCCACATGGACAAAAACAAGAAAGACCTCCATAACAAACGCAACATGCAGATCATCGAAGCCCGCATCCACAAACTCAGCCGCTACTACAAACGCGAAGGCGTAGTTGACAAGAGCTTCAAGTACAAGGCAAAAATCGCCTCAGTAACCTAAACTATCTCTTTCCCCAAATTTGGGGCTTTTAGTTTTTCTTATTCTTCTATGCGCCAGCTTTAAATCTGGAAAACGCCACTCATAGCAGAAGTGAATTGCATGGCGCAGAACGATTCCATCGAGAAATTCATAGCACAATCCAAAGAAGCAGCCAAAGTCATCGTGGAAACCGCAAAAAACGACGGCTTCATCAGCTGCTTTAGCCACCTCGACGCTGACGGCGTAGCCGCCGCAGGCATCATGGGCAAGATGCTTAGCCGCCTCGACGCACGCTTCCGCATCCGCGTCATGCAATGGGTAGATGAGAAAATCATTGAGGAAGTCACCGCCGGCAAGCCGCAGCTGGTCATCTTGACGGATTTTGGCAGCGGCTACCTGGATTTACTCAACGAAAAAATTCCGGGCAGCAAAATCGTTATCCTCGACCATCACCAAATCACCGGAGACGCCAAAAACCCCAACTTTACCATGCTCAACCCCCACGTCTACGGCATAGACGGCGCAACCGAGGTCAGCGGCTCAGGCGTGGCATACTTCGCAGCCAAAGCAGTCAACCCCGCCAACGTGGACTTAGCCCCCATCGCCATAGTCGGCGCATTGGGCGACATGCAGGACAAGTATGAGCAACGCAGCCTCAAAGGCCTAAACGAAATCATAGTCCAAGACGGCCAAGCCGCCGGCTTAGTCAAAGTCGTAAAAGACCTCACCTTCTTCGGCCGTGAAACCCGCCCCATCCACAAGATGCTCGCCTCCACCACCAACCCCTTCATCCCCGGCCTCAGCGGCCAAGAAACCGAATCCCTCAACTTCGTAACAAACCTCGGCTTCCCCCTCAAGGCTGGCGAGAAGCTCCGCAGCCTCTGCGACTTAACCGCTGAGGAACGCAAAACCCTCTGCTCGGCGCTGGCGGACTATTTGCTCTCCAAGGGACTGCATCTTGAAGTCGAGAACCTCATCGGCAACATCTACATCCTCGCCAAAGAGGAACCCAACACTGCCCTGCGGGATGGACGCGAGTTCTCGGTGCTTTTGAACTCCACGGGCCGCATGGATCGCCCAAGCCTTGGCATAGCCATCTGTATGGGAGACCGCAAAGCCGCCCTTGAAGACGCTAACAAGCTGCTGGAGGATTATCGCCGAAGCATCAACAAGTATCTGGGCTGGGTAGCAGAGAAACCTGAGCGCCTCCGCGAGTTCCAGAACGTGTACGTTATTTTTGGGGAGGACCAGATTAACGAGAAAATCATCGGAACTGTCAGCAGCATCCTTGTCTCGACGCTTGCCAACAACCTTAAGCCGCTGCTGGCGTTCGCCAACATCAAAGAGGAGAACGCCGCCAAATTCTCTGGGCGAACCACCGAGGCAGCAGTGCAGGCGGGCGTGAACCTCGGCGACGTCATGCGCATTGCCTCTGAGCAGAACGGCGGCAAAGGCGGTGGACACAACATCGCAGCGGGCTCGCAGGTTCCGCTTGACAAAATCGAGGCGTTCCTAAAAACAGCCGACGAATTGGTGGGGCGGCAGCTGAAGGGGGAGAAGCTTGCAGGCGACAGTCACGCTTAGCTACAGCGATGCAAAGATGGCGGAGGCAGTTGCCAAGGCGGTGTCGCCTGACAACCACAAGACGCCCCCGGGGCTAAGCATTGTTACGGTTCAACAGGACAAAAAAGTGGTTACGGAAATAGTCTGCAGCGGCAAACTCGCCACCTTCACCGCCACCATCGACGATTTGCTTTCCTGCGCATCCACAGCGGAGAAAACAGTTAAAGCAATAACAAAATAATTCTTCGTAGAGCAGGGACTAACAGACAGAAAAGAAAACCGTTTTTGCCTATAAATAGAGGGGGGTAGAGGCTGCTGGAGCAGCAGACACCCCGCTTATGTCGCCATAGGCAGGGGGAATGACGTAGAGAGCAGCAGGATC from Candidatus Bathyarchaeota archaeon encodes:
- a CDS encoding 30S ribosomal protein S15, with protein sequence MPKQEKGKSHSVRPVSRRPPSWCKYQPEEVEAFIIKLAKEGHSMSSIGTVLRDQYAIPLAKPITGKSISDTLKASNLAPPMPEDLSDLMKKATRLAVHMDKNKKDLHNKRNMQIIEARIHKLSRYYKREGVVDKSFKYKAKIASVT
- a CDS encoding KEOPS complex subunit Pcc1, producing MQATVTLSYSDAKMAEAVAKAVSPDNHKTPPGLSIVTVQQDKKVVTEIVCSGKLATFTATIDDLLSCASTAEKTVKAITK
- a CDS encoding DHH family phosphoesterase, whose product is MAQNDSIEKFIAQSKEAAKVIVETAKNDGFISCFSHLDADGVAAAGIMGKMLSRLDARFRIRVMQWVDEKIIEEVTAGKPQLVILTDFGSGYLDLLNEKIPGSKIVILDHHQITGDAKNPNFTMLNPHVYGIDGATEVSGSGVAYFAAKAVNPANVDLAPIAIVGALGDMQDKYEQRSLKGLNEIIVQDGQAAGLVKVVKDLTFFGRETRPIHKMLASTTNPFIPGLSGQETESLNFVTNLGFPLKAGEKLRSLCDLTAEERKTLCSALADYLLSKGLHLEVENLIGNIYILAKEEPNTALRDGREFSVLLNSTGRMDRPSLGIAICMGDRKAALEDANKLLEDYRRSINKYLGWVAEKPERLREFQNVYVIFGEDQINEKIIGTVSSILVSTLANNLKPLLAFANIKEENAAKFSGRTTEAAVQAGVNLGDVMRIASEQNGGKGGGHNIAAGSQVPLDKIEAFLKTADELVGRQLKGEKLAGDSHA